The region taTAGACTGTATTGGTTTAAAATTGTGTAATTTTGGTAAAAGTTTCTCCCTCTGGTCTTCAGGCCCTACaactaaaacctatgttttgtccTGGTTGAGCTGTAGGAAATTCACTGCCATCCATGACTTAATTTACTCCTTTACATTTATCtcagtaactttttggataaatggtacttgtcagagtagttttacttTTACTTGGGTATTTTTGTGAAGgagaaatgctacttttactgCGTTAAATTCAGTTTCATTCGATTGCTACGGTATTACGTTACTATCAAACaaagcctggcagtcacatgtaaaaagtgacacattttacagtgcatctggaaagtgttCACAGCGcttacatttttcaacattttgttttgttacaactttatttcaaaataaaacaaattcagtTTTGTCTTAAAAAATTATACATTCAGTACCAAATAATAACAacgtgaagttttttttttaattggaaaatttatttaaaaaaaaatcacatgtccaTAAGTAGTCACAGCTTTTCCTCAATCCTTTGTTGCACTTTTGGCAACAATTACAGCCTTAAgcttttttgaatacgatgccacaattgGCATACCTGTCTTTGAGAAGTTTCGTCCATTCGTTTTTACAGCACCTATGaaactccatcagattggataggaagccttggttttcatccaggatgtctctgtacatgggGGGGCGTGTTGCGTTGCCAGGGGCGCCACGCTTTAAACCCGGCTTTGAaatgctgtgcactacaaaacataCTCATTATAGTCATTAATCCTGATttcctcatttttatttattaaaaaaaaaacagcacaaaatgtagcattattttttgttttgtagttTGAAGTCTTTAATATATTCTGCCCCTGAGTTAaaattgctgatcaatttgattatattataatttattgagtctatttaattttattttttagtatcaAATAGTTAAAGTCAGTAAAAATATTTGTAgttcaaaagatacattttttttttaaatttcaggcaGATATTTgcactttaaatgttttctgtTACTGATAGGATAGGAGTGGGGGTGGGGCGCAAAATGTAATAGAAAATCATTGAGAAGCACTGTTTTATAGTAACTCTACTCTTATGTCAGTAAAAATTTTGGCTACTCCACCTAATATCTGTTTTACTTTAAAACAGATATTTCTAATTATTAGAAAAGATTCATCAAGATGATatcttcttcttcaattttggcaAACATGTTTATTCAAATAGTTGACGAATGTGTAATTCACCCCAAAAAGAAAAGCACCTACCGGTACATCTGAAATGTAATTCCATCCACATGACTATTGTAATGTAAGAACATCCAGCAGATGCCTTGTGGCATACATTATTGTTGTAACTGCATTTCTTTAATTAGCTCTCTTTGTCTTTGGCAATGTTTCCACATTTCAGAATGCAGCCATTAGCATCCATGCATAATTCTAATCAGCCAAGTCAAACAAGCACAAATGACAGCATGAGCCTTGATGGCATccccatgatgatgatgatgatgatgattgtggTTATGTCGTCTCTGGCAGTCATTTGTTCGCTGCATCCCCGGGGTGGGCATCTACTTCAGCACCTTCTACTCCCTCAAGCAGCACTTCTTCCTGGATCGGGCGCCCAACGCCTGGGAGGCCGTGTTACTGGGTGCCAGCGCCCGATCTGTGGCCGGCGTCTCCATGCTGCCATTCACCGTCATCAAAACGCGTTTTGAGGTAAAGCTCAAACTGTGCTGTGCAATTTGATCAGGAAGCTCTCAGTTCGTGTTGACTTGTTCACTGGGCATTCACTGACATGATTTAGTAGATGCCGCTGTGCTTATATACGTATCAGATTCATGTAGAGGACAACTATATGAGAGGCACCATGTTTGGTAGCAAGGACGTGTGCAGCTGTGTCTGGAAGCATGTAATCGAGTTGTTCTGGCGTTAGTTTTcctgacgaaataaaccaaaatagtaCGTGTAAATATAATTCTAaatatactccagctcataaacttacaaaaaaacatgcttttattttgtcaaagcaGCACATATTGTATAATATTTTGGGGCAATTTTGCAGTCGTTTTTGATGCATTTCTTTTCCAtattcatgcagtgtttagtgaccgGCGGCTCTCTAACACGCCCCCGCCGGCAAAATGTACgtcagaaaaaacacaacaagCAAAAATAAACGTACTACCCTCATTTTGCGAAAATcttcattagttttggacgaacAATTACAGAGAGATTATGACTTTTCTGTGACTTTGTCAACTGGCGTCTACCTCCAATGTAGTGTTTGTAATCACTGTGCTATATATGCCTGTGCTTTTACTTTTGCTCTTTTGAATATTTTTCATAGGTTTTGCTGTGGCGAGTCATGGCCTTCTGATTTCATAATCACCATGTTAACTTGAATACTGAActaatactgcaatatttattaGTTTAGTTTGGATTATTAGTGACACTTGCAGAAAAGGTGCAATTTTGAATCAAAGTTTTGTCAGGCAAAGGGTATTAATTCACTGTGACTGAGAGTGCGATATACCACATTTCCCATGTGCATGTATGCTTGCTTACCTCGCACAAGAAACTGTTGTTACTGGCTCTCCAGCCTTCCCggcgaaccttcacttcccatattTTCCTCCTTTCTTGGGTGCGGGGAAACGTATGCAATTGCTTCTTGCTTTTTTTGCAAGTTGCACATCTCCATGCTGCACAACAAGGCATGTTTACATGGCAAACACTCTTCAATTAAAAGAAATGTACAATGAGGAAGTGCAGTGTTGCTTAGCTGCGGCTTAAAACTGGTAcataacatggcgccctgtagacATGTGAGTGCCTTAATTGACCGATTAACCGGGTTGTCCATACTCTGTCTATACACGACTCTGATACATATTGAATAAAgtgaaatggttaataatgctatTGCTGTTCCAGAGTGGCTATTACAACTACGTGAGCGTGGCTGGAGCTCTGAAGAGCGTGTACGAGACGGAGGGATTGAGAGCGCTGTTCTCTGGCCTCACCGCTACTCTGCTCCGAGACGCCCCCTTCTCTGGGATCTATGTCATGTTCTACAGCCAGGCCAAGAAAACGCTGCCTCCAGGTCCAAACCACTGCTATTTTATCATCTTAATAAAGTAAAAGCTAATCCTCTTAACGTTTTCTGTGTTTTTAAATCAGAGGTGACGTCGTCATTCTACGTCCCCCTGGTGAACTTCAGCTGTGGTGTGGTGGCAGGCGTCATGGCGTCACTGGTCACGCAGCCTGCAGATGTGGTGAAGACCCACATTCAAGTCAGCCCATCACACTGGAGCACGCTGGATGCAATTAATTACGTGTACAAGGTGAGTGCCATCTCTTCACCGCAGTAGCATTAAGGAAACCGGCATGTCGGACATTCTGGATCTCTGACTAGTAGGGGTGCAAAAATTCTTATtccttattgtgtgtgtgtgtgtgtgtgtgtgtgtgtgtgtgtgtgtgtgtgtgtgtgtgtttatacagtgatacagtggggcaaaaaagtatttagtcagccaccaattgtgcaagttctccgaCTTAAAAAAATGAGAGAggcctgtaattttcatcatatgtacactcccacggccctgcgatgaggtggcgacttgtccagggtcacACAGGGGGACctagtgaatgacctgcagagagctaggACCAAAGTAGCAAAGGCTCCCATCAGTAGCACACTACGCCGCCAGGGCCTCAAATCCTGCAGTACCAGACATGTCCAGGCCTGACTGAAGTTTGCTAGAgagcatttggatgatccagaagaGTAATAGGAGAATGTcatatggtcagatgaaaccaaaatagaactttttagtaaaaactcaacttgtcgtgtttggaggagaagGAATGCTGCGTTGCATccaaagaacaccatacctactgtgaagcatgggggtggtggaaacatcatgttttTCTGCAAAGGGACCAGGACGACTGATCTGTgaaaaggaaagaatgaatggggccatgtatcgtgagattttgagtgaAAACCTACAATAATGTAATAAATAGACTACAATACAATAAAAGACACTACAAGAATGAGATTACAAACATTTAAACCAGGCTTGAATGCCGATAAAAGGACACTTGCTACATTAAAAAACCCAGAATAAAAACGATAATCAAGGGATAAATGTACCGTTTTAATTATAACTTAAAATCTGTTGTGACACTTTAGTGCAGACTGTAATGCAACAAAAGGGGTATCTTCTTCAGCTTTGGCAAACATATTTATTGAAATTGGTGATAAAAGGAAAGAGAAAAGACCTAAACctcaaaaacccaaaaccagtgaagttggcacgttgtgtaaatcgtaaataaaaacagaatatagggatgtccgataatggctttttgccgatgtccgatatatttattatatttatatttattttttgaaaatattagcttatttggaatttgatgcctgcaacatgttacaaaaaagctggcacacgtgtcaaaaaagactgagaaagttgaggaatgctcatcaaacacttacttagaccatcccacaggtgaaccggctaattgggaacaggtgggtaccatgattgggtataaaagcagcttccatgaaatgctcagtcattcacaaataaggatggggtgagggtcaccacattgtgaagaaatgcgtgagcaaattgtcaaacagtttaagaacaacatttgtcaacgagctcttgcaaggaatttagggatttcaccatctacggtccgtaatatcatcaaaagggtcagagaatatggagaattCACTTCACGCAAgcggcaaggccgtgaccttcaatctctgaggcggtactgcattaaaaaccgacatcagtgtgtaaaggatatcaccacacgggctcaggaacacttccgaaaaccactgtcagtaactacagttcgtcgctacatctgtaagtgcaagttaaatctctactatgcaaagcgaaagccatttatcaacaacacccagaaacgtccccggcttcactgggcccgtgctcatctaagatggactgatgcaaaatggaaaggtgttctgtggtctgacgagtccacatttcaaattgtttttggaaactatggacgtcgtgtcctccggaacaaagaggaaaaccaCCCGAACTGCTATAGGCGCAAATTTCAAAAGCCTGCATCTGttatggtatggggatgtattagtgctcaaggcatgggtaacgtacacatctgtgaaggcaccattaatgctgaaaggtacatacaggttttggagcaacatatgttgccatccaagcaacgtctttttcatggacgcccctgcttatttcagcaagacaatgccaagccacattctgcacgtgttacaacagcatggcttcgtggtaaaagagtgcaggtactagacttgcctgcctgtagtccagacctgtctactattgaaaatgtgtggcgcattatgaagcctaaaataccacaaaagagacccccggactgttgaacaacttaagctgtacatcaagcaagaatgggaaggaattccacctgaaaatcttcaaaaattgacattgtccatggatacaactcagttataagcagagaaagaataatcaacatggatgacaaaaggattaaaaaatgcttgtaagaagaaaaatacactatataggaaatttatagcacaaagaactacagaggcagaaattaagtacaaaaagtatagaaacaagttaacatacatactacgatcatgtagaaaataatattacagtgaattattggacaggaacaaaaataatatgagcgcaacatggggcatcctcaatagcattattaaaaatggcactaagagggactaccctcaatacttcttagacggaaataaaaaaaaatgacaacataaaggaagtagttgaaagcttcaataattattttgtaaatattggaccaaaattggaagaaaggattccagacccagtttcaattgaggactataatgataccatagagcgaaatcccaactccatgttcctcagtaatgtgacacaggaggaaatagttacaatcgtgaaaaaatgtaaatctaagacttcaactgattgtaacggaattgatatggaaacgataaaaaaggttattgaagagatctcaggaccattaatgtatattagtaacctatcatttcaaacaggtacatttccaaacaaaatgaaaatagctaaagttgcaccaatttacaagactggcgacaaacatcaatttacaaactatagacctgtttctttacttccacaattttctaaaatcattgaaaaactgctcaataacagattagagagtttcataaataaaattagaatacttgaagagaaccaatatggatatagagctaatgtttcaacttcgatggctttaattgaaattacataagaaattaccaatgcaatagatagtaaaaaatgtgcggcagcagtttttatggatctaactaaagcatttgacacaattaatcacaatattttaatcaaaaaactagaatgatatggcatcagagggatagtcttaaactggataagaagttatctaatgaacaggaaacaatacgtgaagctaggcgaacacacgtctacaacgctaaatatatcctgtggtgtacctcagggatcaatactaggacctaaattattcaatctatatataaatgacatttgtaaagttacaaaagatttaaagttagtattatttgcagatgatacaacagcattttgttcaggagagaacacacagaagatactacaaataataacagaagaaattaacaaatcaaaaagatggtttgacaaaaacagactatcgttgaatctcagtaaaactaaaataatgctatttggtaacagtagaagagaaagtcaaacacaaatacaaatagacggaatagaaattgaaagagtaaatgaaaccaaatttctaggtataatgattgatgataaattgaactggaaatctcacgtaaaaaatatacaacataaagtagcaagaaacacgtcaataatgaataaagcaaaacatgttctagacaaaaaatcacttcatattctctactgctcactagtgttaccatatctgagttactgtgtagaaatatggggaaataattacaaaagtacacttcattcattaacggtgttacaaaaaagatcagttagaataatacataatgttagatatagagaacatacaaatcctttatttattgaatcaaagatactgaaatttcacgacatagtgaatttgcaaacagctaaaattatacacaaagcaaactataacctgctacccaagaatatacaacaattattctcaaaaaaaaaggagaaatataatcttagagagaaatgtaatttaaaacatttgtacgcacgtacaacacttaagaccttcagtatatcagtatgtggaattaaattatggaatggattaagcaaagcaatcaaacaatgtactaatatgatccacttcaagaaactcttcaaacttaaagtgtttacaaagtacaaagaagaagaaccatgataaacattctgaatttatttatttcatccattctttcactctcaaaataatcttacttatctcatcatatgaaatgtaacttacttcaccaattattatttatttatttatttttattgtgattacttatggagtatattgtgaataaattgagaacaggaagtgaacaaaggttttagcaactgttatgtaaaagaaaaggggtaggattaaataagctctgcttcttcctactccttttcgaacatgttgaaaagagaaactggagattgtgctgtatcatgttgtatgcttgcatgttcgaaataaactcaaactcaactcaacaactgataaacattttttttggcaaataatcattaactttagaatttgatgccagcaacacatgacaaagaagttgggaaaggtggcaataaatactgataaagttgaggaatgctcatcaaacacttatttggaacatcccacaggtgaacaggcaaattgggaacaggtgggtgccatgattgtgtataaaagtagattccatgaaatgctcagtcattcacaaacaaggaccggGCGAGGttcatcactttgtcaacaaatgcgtgagcaaattgttgaacagtttttaagaaaaacctttctcaaccagctattgcaagcaatttagggatttcaccatctacggtccgtaatatcatcaaagggttcagagaatctggagaaatcactgcacgtaagcagctaagcccgtgaccttcgatccctcaggctgtactgcatcaacaagcgacatcagtgtgtaaaggatatcaccacatgggctcaggaacacttcagaaacccactgtcagtaactacagttggtcgctacatctgtaagtgcaagttaaaactctcctatgcaaggcgaaaaccgttgatcaacaacacccagaaacgccgtctgcttcgctgggcctgagctcatctaagatggactgatataaagtggaaaagtgttctatggtctgacgagtccacatttcaaattgtttttggaaactgttgacgtcgtgtcctccggaccaaagaggaaaagaaccatccggattgttataggcgcaaagttgaaaagccagcgtctgtgatggtatgggggtgtattagtgcccaagacatgggtaacttacacatctgtgaaggcgccattaatgctaaaaggtacatacaggttttggagcaacatatgttgccatccaagcaatgttaccatggatgcccctgcttatttcagcaagacaatgccaagccacgtgttactcaacgtggcttcatagtaaaagagtgcgggtactagactggcctgcctgtagtccagtcctgtctcccattgaaaatgtgtggcgcattatgaagcctaaaataccacaacggagacccccggactgttgaacaacttaagctgtacatcaagcaagaataggaaataattccacctgagaagcttaaaaaatgtgtctcctcagttcccaaacgtttactgagtgttgttaaactggaaaggccatataacacagtggtgaacatgccctttcccaactactttggcacgtgttacagccatgaaattctaagttaattattatttgcaaaaataaaataaagtttatgagtttgaacatcaaatatcttgtctttgtagtgcattcaattgaatatgggttgaaaaggatttgcaaatcattgtattcagtttatatttacatctaacacaatttcccaactcatatcgaaacggggtttgtagtgtaTACTGACAAATagtgttttatttgttatttCCCAGGTTTCTCAAGTGGACCATGTGTTAGTGTACGTTTAAGCAACACATTTGTTATCATCTGTTTTGTTTTTCCCCCTCCCAGGAGCACGGCTTGGCCGGGTTTTTTCGCGGCGCTGTACCTCGGTCTCTGCGGCGTACTCTGATGGCCGCCATGGCCTGGACTGTCTACGAGCAGCTGATGGCTCGAATGGGCCTCAAATCCTAAAGATTCTGATATATTTTGACAATTTTCTAATGGAAggagtgtgtgtatgagtgtgtaagtgtataAATGCTAATTTATTTGTTGGTAAAAATGTAAATTTGTA is a window of Nerophis lumbriciformis linkage group LG25, RoL_Nlum_v2.1, whole genome shotgun sequence DNA encoding:
- the LOC133621696 gene encoding mitochondrial glycine transporter B-like isoform X2 — protein: MMELAAAHPALKAFMCGSLSGTCSTLLFQPLDLVKTRLQTLQNNAKPGSPKVGMLSVFVNVIRTENVFSLWKGVSPSFVRCIPGVGIYFSTFYSLKQHFFLDRAPNAWEAVLLGASARSVAGVSMLPFTVIKTRFESGYYNYVSVAGALKSVYETEGLRALFSGLTATLLRDAPFSGIYVMFYSQAKKTLPPEVTSSFYVPLVNFSCGVVAGVMASLVTQPADVVKTHIQVSPSHWSTLDAINYVYKEHGLAGFFRGAVPRSLRRTLMAAMAWTVYEQLMARMGLKS
- the LOC133621696 gene encoding mitochondrial glycine transporter B-like isoform X1 — translated: MQETQDPSRRGPSILGKAHPALKAFMCGSLSGTCSTLLFQPLDLVKTRLQTLQNNAKPGSPKVGMLSVFVNVIRTENVFSLWKGVSPSFVRCIPGVGIYFSTFYSLKQHFFLDRAPNAWEAVLLGASARSVAGVSMLPFTVIKTRFESGYYNYVSVAGALKSVYETEGLRALFSGLTATLLRDAPFSGIYVMFYSQAKKTLPPEVTSSFYVPLVNFSCGVVAGVMASLVTQPADVVKTHIQVSPSHWSTLDAINYVYKEHGLAGFFRGAVPRSLRRTLMAAMAWTVYEQLMARMGLKS